In Chryseobacterium gleum, a single genomic region encodes these proteins:
- a CDS encoding arylamine N-acetyltransferase family protein: MNASDLEKYLERIHFSGIPEMNMETLKKIHQLHPKHIPFENIDPYTEKVPSLNADDVFKKLVVESRGGYCYEQNLLLSEVLKYLGFNVKLQLGRVVWGRQEDSVAAQTHLLLIVDFEDKKYVVDCGFGTATLTSPILLNEEDQQQTPNGIFKVSHRENTYILWMWKEQWLPVYRFIPEHVELIDLEISNWYLSTHPDSHFKNKLILSKVDENARYTYTDHILNIRSDDGAKESVTIENDIQLYEILFNTFGLKENAIEALKSKVRIW, translated from the coding sequence ATGAATGCATCAGATCTTGAAAAGTATCTCGAACGGATTCATTTCTCCGGTATTCCGGAAATGAATATGGAAACATTGAAGAAAATTCATCAGCTTCATCCCAAACATATCCCGTTTGAAAATATAGACCCTTATACAGAGAAAGTACCTTCTTTGAATGCAGATGATGTCTTTAAAAAACTGGTTGTTGAATCAAGAGGAGGATATTGTTATGAACAAAACCTGCTTTTAAGTGAAGTTTTAAAATATTTAGGATTTAATGTAAAGCTTCAGCTGGGAAGGGTAGTATGGGGAAGACAAGAAGACAGTGTTGCTGCACAGACACATTTGCTGCTTATTGTTGATTTTGAAGATAAAAAGTATGTTGTAGACTGTGGATTTGGAACTGCTACACTTACTTCTCCAATACTTTTAAATGAAGAAGATCAGCAGCAGACACCCAACGGAATATTTAAAGTTTCGCACAGAGAAAATACATATATCCTTTGGATGTGGAAAGAGCAATGGCTTCCGGTATATCGCTTCATCCCTGAGCATGTAGAGCTTATTGATCTTGAGATTTCAAATTGGTACCTGTCTACACATCCGGATTCGCATTTTAAGAATAAGCTGATCCTCTCAAAAGTAGATGAGAATGCCCGTTATACTTATACGGATCACATCCTGAACATCAGGTCTGATGATGGTGCGAAAGAGTCTGTAACGATAGAAAATGATATTCAGTTGTATGAAATACTGTTTAATACTTTCGGATTAAAGGAAAATGCAATAGAAGCCCTGAAATCAAAAGTTAGAATATGGTAG